The following are encoded in a window of Acidimicrobiia bacterium genomic DNA:
- a CDS encoding DMT family transporter: MSDQHERRALLLALFVTVLWASSWVIIRYGMDDEGLRPITFAGLRYTTAAIVLIGVVAFRPGAREAVRLLDRRQVVGLAVLGVILIAIAQGAQFVALDNQPAATTSLVLSMTPLLVALVAGVSLGEKATKRQFLGAALVAAGAVLYFSGSLAATAAGMAAALVCLVANGAGSLLGRNVNRDLRRSPLVTTTVSMAFGAIVLLAAGLATEGIPTVSGRAWLFIGWLAVVNTAFAFTIWNHTMRHLTATESAAINNTMLIQIAILAWIFLGERPSAIQVIGILAVTVGITLGQRVGWRLRRDADQPVPPTAGAK, from the coding sequence ATGTCCGACCAGCACGAACGCAGAGCGCTGCTCCTCGCGCTGTTCGTCACCGTGTTGTGGGCGTCCTCGTGGGTGATCATCCGCTACGGGATGGACGATGAGGGCCTGCGGCCGATCACGTTCGCCGGGCTCCGCTACACGACCGCAGCAATCGTCCTGATTGGCGTGGTCGCGTTCCGCCCCGGGGCAAGGGAGGCGGTGCGGTTGCTCGACCGCCGGCAGGTTGTGGGGCTGGCCGTCCTCGGGGTGATCCTGATCGCCATCGCCCAGGGTGCCCAGTTCGTTGCCCTGGACAACCAGCCGGCAGCCACCACCAGCCTGGTGCTGTCAATGACCCCGCTGCTGGTCGCGCTGGTCGCCGGAGTGTCTCTGGGCGAGAAGGCAACCAAGCGCCAGTTTCTGGGCGCGGCGCTGGTCGCGGCCGGGGCAGTGCTCTACTTCTCCGGCTCGTTGGCCGCGACCGCCGCGGGCATGGCCGCGGCGCTCGTATGCCTCGTGGCGAACGGGGCCGGCTCCCTTCTTGGCAGGAACGTCAATCGCGACCTCCGGCGCTCCCCGTTGGTCACGACGACCGTGTCGATGGCTTTCGGAGCGATCGTCCTGCTCGCCGCCGGCCTCGCCACTGAAGGCATCCCCACCGTGTCGGGGCGCGCCTGGCTGTTCATCGGGTGGCTGGCGGTGGTCAACACGGCCTTTGCGTTCACCATCTGGAACCACACCATGCGCCATCTGACGGCCACCGAGTCGGCGGCGATCAACAACACGATGCTGATTCAGATCGCCATCCTGGCTTGGATCTTCCTCGGGGAGCGTCCCAGCGCGATTCAAGTGATCGGGATTCTGGCGGTGACCGTCGGGATCACCCTCGGGCAGCGTGTCGGCTGGCGCCTCCGCCGGGACGCCGATCAGCCCGTACCGCCGACCGCCGGGGCCAAGTGA
- a CDS encoding DinB family protein → MFGRRDAYLHYLRDRRARFHAVLDELALSLEEDADLRKQVGGGWTLGEHLVHLAAWERRYARVVSGGPRLPYPSNWQKFNDAVYAEWQGVTPEAARAEYVAAHREMVAAVAALPPEGDPARPKLLEGWDLSAAASHYREHATILLAHAGFPKPPPWRGRIVN, encoded by the coding sequence ATGTTCGGTCGCCGCGACGCCTACCTCCACTATCTGCGAGATCGACGCGCCCGGTTCCATGCGGTGCTCGATGAGTTGGCGCTCTCCCTCGAGGAAGATGCTGACCTCCGCAAGCAGGTCGGGGGTGGCTGGACCTTGGGGGAGCACCTCGTTCACCTGGCGGCATGGGAGCGCCGGTATGCCCGGGTGGTGTCGGGCGGTCCCCGGCTGCCGTATCCGTCCAACTGGCAGAAGTTCAACGACGCCGTCTACGCCGAGTGGCAGGGGGTGACTCCGGAGGCGGCCCGGGCGGAGTACGTCGCCGCGCATCGGGAGATGGTGGCGGCGGTAGCGGCGTTACCCCCGGAAGGTGACCCGGCCCGGCCCAAGCTGCTCGAGGGATGGGACCTCAGTGCTGCGGCCAGCCACTACCGCGAGCACGCCACGATCCTGCTGGCGCATGCCGGGTTCCCGAAGCCGCCGCCCTGGCGCGGTCGAATCGTCAACTGA
- a CDS encoding acyl-CoA dehydrogenase family protein: protein MDFGFGEKALEWQQRMRAFMDEAVAPAEQVYEEQMAALGDPHGHPQVIADLKIEARKRGLWNMFLPDDHWGAGLSVLEYAPLAEMSGWSPHIAPEATNCGAPDTGNMEILAMFGTPDQQQRWLVPLLEGEIRSCFSMTEPEVASSDATNIACRIESDGDDYVITGRKWWSSGAMSPRCKVAIVMGVTNPDADTYQRQSMVLVPLDDPKVTIVRDMTVFGYHERGGHPEILYDGVRVPKSNLLGEEGGGFAIAQARLGPGRIHHCMRLIGMAERAFDVMCRRALTRTAFGKPLAEQGVVQDWIAEARIRIEESRLMVLKAAWLIDTVGVKGARIEISAIKVAVPRMATWVLDRGIQVLGGAGVSQDFPLASLYAHARTLQIADGPDEVHKRSVARRELRRFMGDR from the coding sequence ATGGACTTCGGGTTCGGCGAGAAGGCGCTCGAGTGGCAGCAGCGGATGCGGGCGTTCATGGACGAAGCGGTGGCGCCGGCTGAGCAGGTGTACGAAGAGCAGATGGCCGCGCTCGGTGATCCGCATGGCCATCCTCAGGTGATCGCCGACCTCAAGATCGAAGCCCGCAAGAGGGGCCTGTGGAACATGTTCCTCCCCGACGACCACTGGGGCGCCGGGCTGTCGGTGCTCGAGTACGCCCCCCTCGCCGAGATGAGCGGGTGGAGCCCCCACATCGCGCCCGAGGCGACCAATTGCGGTGCCCCCGACACCGGCAACATGGAGATCCTCGCGATGTTCGGCACGCCCGATCAGCAGCAGCGATGGCTGGTGCCGCTTTTGGAAGGCGAGATTCGTTCGTGCTTCTCGATGACCGAGCCGGAGGTCGCCTCGTCGGACGCCACCAACATCGCCTGTCGGATCGAATCGGATGGCGACGACTATGTGATCACCGGGCGCAAGTGGTGGTCGAGCGGCGCGATGTCGCCGCGGTGCAAGGTTGCGATCGTGATGGGCGTCACGAATCCCGACGCCGACACCTATCAGCGGCAGAGCATGGTGCTGGTACCCCTGGACGATCCGAAGGTGACGATCGTGCGGGACATGACTGTCTTCGGATACCACGAGCGTGGCGGCCACCCGGAGATCCTCTACGACGGCGTGCGAGTGCCGAAGAGCAACTTGCTGGGAGAAGAGGGGGGCGGCTTTGCGATCGCCCAGGCGCGCCTGGGGCCGGGACGGATCCACCACTGCATGCGCCTGATCGGCATGGCTGAGCGAGCCTTCGACGTGATGTGCCGCCGGGCGCTCACCCGGACTGCGTTCGGCAAGCCGCTCGCCGAGCAGGGGGTGGTACAGGACTGGATCGCCGAGGCCCGGATCCGCATCGAGGAGTCCCGGTTGATGGTGTTGAAGGCAGCGTGGTTGATCGACACCGTCGGCGTGAAGGGAGCCCGGATCGAGATCTCCGCCATCAAGGTCGCGGTACCGCGGATGGCTACCTGGGTGCTCGACCGCGGCATCCAGGTGCTCGGCGGCGCCGGAGTCAGCCAGGACTTCCCCCTCGCCTCGCTGTATGCGCACGCCCGGACGTTGCAGATCGCCGACGGCCCCGACGAGGTCCACAAGCGGTCGGTGGCCCGGCGCGAGCTGCGTCGCTTCATGGGGGACCGGTGA
- a CDS encoding 1-acyl-sn-glycerol-3-phosphate acyltransferase: MPDVPKFVAVGAPHTSNWDFPLALLTARVLKVRIRWIGKAGIFRFPWGPVMRWLGGIPSERTGSEGLVAAMSRAFAETDRMVLAIAPEGTRKAVPYWKSGFYRIAHGVGVPIVPVFIDGTKREVRVGEPLMPTGQIRADMDRLREFYAGVVGVKPERIGPVVLQDE, translated from the coding sequence TTGCCCGACGTCCCGAAGTTCGTGGCGGTCGGGGCACCCCATACCTCGAACTGGGACTTTCCTCTGGCGTTGCTGACGGCCAGGGTGCTGAAGGTGCGGATCCGTTGGATCGGAAAGGCGGGAATCTTCAGGTTCCCGTGGGGCCCGGTCATGCGATGGCTTGGCGGGATTCCGAGCGAGCGCACCGGCAGCGAAGGGCTGGTGGCGGCGATGTCGCGGGCCTTCGCGGAGACCGACCGCATGGTGCTGGCGATTGCACCAGAGGGCACGCGCAAGGCGGTGCCCTATTGGAAGTCGGGCTTTTACCGGATCGCTCACGGCGTGGGTGTCCCCATCGTCCCGGTGTTCATCGACGGCACCAAGCGCGAGGTGCGAGTTGGCGAACCCCTGATGCCCACTGGCCAGATCAGGGCAGACATGGACCGGCTTCGTGAGTTCTACGCCGGTGTGGTTGGTGTCAAGCCGGAGCGCATCGGCCCGGTTGTGCTCCAGGATGAATAG
- the purB gene encoding adenylosuccinate lyase: MIERYSLPEMAAIWSEQHRLEIWQRIQALVARGWVEQGVVPAAAADAIAAAPPVDPDAWRAREEETRHDVAAFVDVLAASVADGHGRWVHYGLTSSDVLDTALGVQLKEASSLLIRRVIELFGTMRGLALEHRDTVMIGRTHGMWAEPTTFGHKMAGFAFEMVRACRRLQFAAHSVSYGKVSGAVGTRATVPRQVEEHVVAELGIHAEPAATQVVGRDRHAAFLTTLAVVGASLERLATEIRHLQRSEVAEVAEPFGEGQKGSSAMPHKRNPILSENVTGLARLLRGWAVAAMEDVALWHERDISHSSVERIAIPDACLALDFALHRTNRVLSGLVVDADRMRANLDAARGLPFSQKALLALIRDGKDRDEAYRIVQEASARAVESNDHLRSALEGAIDGAALEEVFSLKSFLAAAGESVDRLEKVTGDWLAESRGGW, from the coding sequence GTGATCGAGCGCTACTCCCTCCCCGAGATGGCGGCGATCTGGTCGGAGCAACATCGCCTCGAGATCTGGCAGCGGATCCAGGCGCTGGTCGCCCGGGGCTGGGTCGAGCAAGGCGTGGTACCGGCAGCCGCTGCCGATGCCATCGCCGCCGCCCCCCCGGTCGACCCCGATGCCTGGCGCGCCCGCGAGGAGGAAACCCGCCACGACGTGGCTGCCTTCGTCGACGTGTTGGCGGCGTCGGTCGCCGACGGCCACGGGCGATGGGTCCACTACGGCCTCACTTCGTCGGACGTTCTCGACACTGCCCTCGGGGTGCAGCTCAAGGAGGCGAGCAGCCTGCTGATCCGCCGGGTCATCGAGCTGTTCGGCACGATGCGGGGGCTGGCACTCGAGCACCGCGACACGGTGATGATCGGGCGCACCCACGGCATGTGGGCCGAGCCGACCACATTCGGGCACAAGATGGCCGGGTTCGCCTTCGAGATGGTGCGAGCCTGCCGCCGCCTCCAGTTCGCCGCCCACAGCGTCTCCTACGGCAAGGTGAGTGGGGCGGTCGGCACGCGCGCCACCGTTCCCCGCCAGGTCGAGGAGCATGTCGTGGCCGAGTTGGGTATCCACGCAGAGCCGGCGGCCACCCAGGTGGTGGGCCGTGACCGGCACGCGGCGTTTCTCACGACGCTCGCCGTAGTCGGTGCCTCGCTCGAACGCCTCGCCACCGAGATCCGCCATCTGCAGAGGTCCGAGGTGGCCGAAGTGGCCGAGCCGTTCGGTGAGGGCCAGAAGGGCTCGTCGGCGATGCCCCACAAGCGCAACCCGATCCTCTCCGAGAACGTCACCGGACTCGCCCGGCTGCTGCGGGGGTGGGCGGTGGCAGCGATGGAGGATGTGGCCCTATGGCACGAACGCGACATCAGCCACTCCTCGGTGGAACGCATCGCCATCCCCGACGCCTGTCTGGCACTCGACTTCGCCCTCCACCGGACCAATCGGGTGCTCTCCGGGTTGGTGGTCGACGCCGACCGGATGCGGGCAAACCTCGACGCCGCCCGCGGCCTTCCCTTCAGCCAGAAGGCGCTGCTCGCTCTGATCCGTGACGGCAAGGACCGAGACGAGGCGTACCGGATCGTCCAGGAGGCTTCCGCTCGCGCAGTGGAGTCGAACGATCACCTCCGCTCCGCCCTGGAGGGAGCCATCGATGGCGCCGCCCTCGAGGAGGTCTTCTCGCTGAAGTCGTTCCTCGCGGCCGCCGGCGAAAGCGTCGATCGGCTCGAGAAGGTCACCGGCGACTGGCTGGCGGAGAGCCGCGGCGGCTGGTAA
- a CDS encoding RNA-binding protein: MATNIYVGNLSFSTTSDSLRDLFAEYGEVTSAQVVVDRDTGRSRGFGFVEMASAQDAEKAIAATNGKSIDGRQLNVNVARERSR, translated from the coding sequence ATGGCCACCAACATCTACGTGGGGAACCTCTCGTTTTCCACAACCTCTGACAGCCTTCGCGACCTCTTCGCCGAGTACGGCGAGGTGACCAGCGCCCAGGTCGTCGTCGACCGCGATACCGGCCGCTCACGCGGTTTCGGCTTCGTCGAGATGGCTTCGGCCCAGGACGCCGAGAAGGCGATCGCAGCCACCAACGGCAAGTCGATCGACGGCCGTCAGTTGAATGTCAACGTAGCCCGCGAGCGCTCCCGCTAG
- a CDS encoding polysaccharide deacetylase family protein, with protein sequence MFRFGAVMVLVVGASLPAVADSAAIMCQGSEVTIWGTPGNDRIVGTDGRDVIHGLNGDDVIKGFGANDIICGGSGDDTLLGGLGADLLQGGDGADLIKGGAGRDQLYGGPGDDTLQGGPADDLLFGGAGLDACYGGSQVDRADSCESPVATEVGDRPPVRSQPGPNAVALTFDDGPHPYYTPAVLDVLARYGVKATFFVVGAKAASYPGLIQRMISEGHSVQSHSYTHAWLTRYSDSVVSLEIARGREAIESACGIESRCLRPPFGATNSRIVSLAAAEGQTIVMWSVDPQDWRNHDSRWVADQVLRTTGGGDIVLLHDGAGYTAARALPSIIEVLRKRGLSFVSICG encoded by the coding sequence GTGTTTCGTTTTGGCGCGGTGATGGTCCTGGTGGTGGGGGCGAGCCTTCCCGCGGTCGCCGACTCCGCAGCCATCATGTGCCAGGGCAGCGAGGTCACGATCTGGGGGACGCCAGGCAATGATCGGATCGTGGGCACCGATGGCCGCGATGTGATCCACGGGCTCAATGGTGATGACGTGATCAAGGGCTTTGGCGCCAACGACATCATCTGCGGGGGATCAGGCGACGACACTCTGCTGGGCGGCCTCGGCGCCGATCTTCTTCAGGGGGGCGACGGCGCCGATTTGATCAAGGGTGGTGCCGGCAGGGATCAGCTGTACGGTGGCCCCGGGGACGACACCCTGCAGGGTGGGCCCGCCGACGACCTCTTGTTCGGGGGTGCGGGACTCGACGCGTGCTACGGCGGGAGTCAGGTCGATCGGGCGGACTCCTGTGAGAGCCCCGTGGCCACCGAGGTGGGCGATCGGCCCCCGGTTCGCTCACAGCCTGGCCCGAACGCTGTCGCTCTCACCTTCGACGACGGCCCCCATCCGTACTACACGCCGGCCGTGCTCGACGTGCTCGCACGCTACGGCGTCAAGGCCACCTTTTTCGTTGTCGGCGCCAAGGCCGCCTCCTATCCGGGTCTCATCCAGCGGATGATCTCCGAAGGGCACTCGGTGCAGAGCCACAGCTACACCCACGCTTGGTTGACCAGGTACTCCGACTCGGTCGTCTCCCTCGAGATCGCCCGCGGGCGTGAGGCGATCGAATCGGCCTGCGGGATCGAGTCGCGTTGCCTGCGTCCCCCGTTCGGGGCGACCAACAGCCGGATCGTGTCCCTGGCGGCGGCCGAGGGTCAGACGATCGTCATGTGGTCCGTCGACCCACAGGATTGGCGAAACCACGACTCCCGGTGGGTTGCGGACCAGGTGCTGCGCACCACCGGAGGAGGCGACATCGTCCTGCTGCACGACGGAGCCGGCTATACCGCGGCGCGGGCGCTTCCGTCCATCATCGAGGTTCTGAGGAAGCGCGGCTTGTCATTCGTCTCGATCTGCGGCTGA
- a CDS encoding aminotransferase class V-fold PLP-dependent enzyme has protein sequence MPDLIDLIRDSVIGRDDVVDGPFGPRRVTYADYTASGRSLEFIEDFIRQQVLPLYANTHTESSGTGQQTTRFRDDARGTIRRCLGATDEHAVIFTGSGSTGAIDHLIRVLGLRLPAELDERYGLAARIPAAERPVVFIGPFEHHSNELPWRESIADVVVIPEDSDGHIDRSALEQALATHAARPLKIGSFSAASNVTGIISDTAAISTLLHRHGSLSFWDMAAAAPYIGISMGPVDPDEPLSYKDAVFISPHKLIGGPGTPGLLVARKELFSNRVPTVPGGGTVSFVTATGHRYLADIEHREEGGTPDIIGAIRCGLVFALKDSVGSDRIRELEESFIRRAIESWSANSNIQILGNPGADRLSIVSFVIRHGERRLHHNFVVALLNDLFGIQGRGGCSCAGPYGHRLLGIDIETSEGYEREIARGCEVIRPGWVRVNFNYFISEETFQFILDAVHLIADEGWRLLPLYQFDYQSALWAHVDHGSHPPMSLADVAIGPDGYAYSDRRRFEPETRLADYLEEAKEAMAAAEPLDPGPGETATPDFERLRWFTLPSEVNRELGESQESRVKNQDSR, from the coding sequence ATGCCCGACCTCATCGACCTGATCCGCGACTCCGTCATCGGGCGGGACGACGTGGTCGACGGCCCGTTTGGACCGCGGCGGGTCACCTACGCCGACTACACGGCCTCCGGACGTTCGCTCGAGTTCATCGAGGATTTCATCCGCCAGCAGGTGCTGCCGCTCTACGCCAACACCCACACCGAGTCCTCGGGCACGGGTCAGCAGACCACCCGCTTCCGCGACGACGCTCGTGGGACCATCCGCCGGTGCCTCGGGGCGACCGACGAGCACGCGGTGATCTTCACGGGAAGCGGCTCGACCGGCGCCATCGATCACCTGATCCGGGTGCTGGGCTTGCGGCTGCCGGCTGAGCTCGACGAGCGCTACGGGCTCGCGGCACGGATCCCCGCCGCAGAGCGGCCCGTGGTCTTCATCGGGCCCTTCGAGCATCACTCCAACGAGCTGCCCTGGCGCGAGTCGATCGCCGATGTCGTGGTGATCCCGGAGGACTCCGACGGTCACATCGACCGGTCGGCACTAGAGCAGGCGCTGGCAACCCATGCCGCGCGGCCGCTGAAGATCGGATCCTTCTCGGCAGCTTCGAACGTGACCGGCATCATCTCGGACACCGCGGCCATCTCCACCCTGCTGCATCGGCACGGGTCACTCTCCTTCTGGGACATGGCGGCGGCGGCCCCGTACATCGGGATCTCGATGGGCCCGGTGGATCCGGACGAGCCGCTCTCGTACAAGGACGCAGTGTTCATCAGCCCGCACAAGCTCATCGGCGGGCCGGGAACCCCGGGGCTATTGGTGGCTCGAAAGGAGCTGTTCTCCAACCGGGTACCTACGGTCCCCGGGGGTGGGACCGTTTCGTTCGTGACCGCCACCGGGCACCGCTACCTGGCAGATATCGAGCACCGCGAGGAGGGTGGCACCCCCGACATCATCGGGGCGATCCGCTGCGGTCTGGTCTTCGCCTTGAAGGACTCGGTTGGCAGCGACCGGATCCGGGAGTTGGAGGAGTCGTTCATCCGGCGCGCCATCGAATCGTGGTCGGCGAACTCGAACATCCAGATCCTCGGCAATCCCGGAGCCGACCGCCTGTCGATCGTCTCGTTCGTGATCCGGCACGGCGAGCGTCGGCTGCATCACAACTTTGTCGTCGCCCTGCTGAACGATCTCTTTGGCATCCAGGGCCGCGGGGGGTGCTCGTGCGCCGGTCCCTACGGCCACCGCCTGCTCGGCATCGACATCGAGACCTCGGAGGGATACGAGCGCGAGATCGCCCGCGGGTGTGAGGTGATCCGACCCGGCTGGGTGAGGGTCAACTTCAACTACTTCATCAGCGAGGAGACATTCCAGTTCATCCTCGATGCCGTTCACTTGATCGCCGACGAGGGCTGGCGGCTGCTCCCCCTTTACCAGTTCGACTACCAGTCGGCCTTATGGGCCCACGTGGACCACGGCTCCCATCCCCCGATGAGCCTTGCGGACGTTGCGATCGGGCCAGATGGCTACGCCTACTCGGATCGGCGCCGGTTCGAACCGGAGACGCGCCTCGCCGATTACCTCGAGGAGGCCAAGGAGGCCATGGCGGCGGCCGAACCGTTGGACCCAGGCCCGGGCGAGACCGCCACCCCCGACTTCGAACGTCTTCGTTGGTTCACATTGCCCAGCGAGGTCAACAGGGAGCTGGGAGAGAGCCAGGAGTCAAGAGTCAAGAACCAAGATTCGCGCTGA
- a CDS encoding SURF1 family protein: MKRLLGPRWIVGHLLALVAIVGFILLGLWQLDRHAEKSDLRDAVAAGQALPPLELENAAEGSFRRVVALGTYDSSLQTLVFRSYEGSSGYHVLTPLVVADGSAVLVDRGWIPLDFDPPAPPPGMVKAAGVLWPSEAGSSTPDSPPAVVTRIDPEIQQAFAPYSLRSDYLVLAPSPVPEPYPVQDEAPGVGLGPHLGYAGQWFLFAGVVAIGYPVLLRRTLLRDRRAPS; this comes from the coding sequence GTGAAGCGGCTACTCGGCCCTCGCTGGATCGTGGGCCATCTCCTCGCCCTGGTGGCGATCGTCGGGTTCATCCTGCTCGGCCTCTGGCAGCTCGATCGACATGCGGAGAAGTCCGACCTTCGGGACGCCGTAGCGGCCGGCCAGGCGCTGCCACCGCTCGAGCTCGAGAACGCCGCCGAAGGGTCCTTCCGCAGGGTCGTAGCGTTGGGTACCTACGACTCCTCATTGCAGACTCTGGTGTTTCGTTCGTACGAGGGGTCGTCGGGTTACCACGTCCTTACCCCTCTCGTCGTCGCGGACGGCTCTGCAGTTCTCGTCGATCGCGGCTGGATCCCCCTCGACTTCGATCCGCCGGCTCCACCACCGGGGATGGTGAAAGCCGCCGGCGTCCTCTGGCCGTCCGAGGCGGGCTCGTCGACCCCGGACTCGCCGCCAGCGGTGGTGACGCGGATCGATCCTGAGATCCAGCAGGCTTTCGCGCCGTATTCGCTCCGATCCGACTACCTCGTGCTTGCCCCGTCTCCGGTGCCCGAGCCCTATCCCGTCCAGGACGAGGCTCCCGGGGTGGGGCTCGGACCCCATCTCGGATATGCCGGACAGTGGTTCCTGTTCGCCGGGGTTGTGGCGATCGGGTACCCGGTGCTGCTGAGACGCACCCTCCTTCGGGATCGACGGGCACCCTCTTGA
- a CDS encoding rhomboid family intramembrane serine protease encodes MTDASSCYRHSDRGTRLSCSNCGRPICVDCTIDTPVGQKCPECAQPEGRHKVITAQTLRQGVRRAAPVTFTLLFINLGLFVLGEVDPEIGRRLFVEGAQQVDLVRAGEWWRAATSMFLHASLAHVGFNMWALYLFGPALERRYGSLPFTFLYLTAGLGGGALYHLVGRGNPAVGASGAIFGLMGALIVTLYAQRHTPMARAVLSQLMLLLAINLALPLVIANIAWEAHLGGLIAGAAVAVAWDRLPVTGREAVPRQLSVVLALMVVTVGALLFG; translated from the coding sequence ATGACCGACGCGTCCTCCTGCTACCGGCATTCCGATCGGGGGACGCGGCTGTCCTGCTCGAATTGCGGGCGGCCGATCTGTGTGGACTGCACGATCGACACCCCGGTGGGGCAGAAGTGCCCGGAGTGCGCTCAGCCTGAGGGCCGCCACAAGGTGATCACCGCCCAGACTCTCCGCCAGGGGGTCCGGCGCGCTGCACCGGTCACCTTCACGCTGCTCTTCATCAACCTGGGCCTATTCGTCCTCGGTGAGGTGGACCCCGAGATCGGACGGCGCCTGTTCGTCGAGGGTGCCCAGCAGGTCGACCTGGTCCGGGCAGGCGAGTGGTGGCGGGCGGCGACCTCGATGTTCCTTCACGCCAGCCTGGCGCACGTCGGGTTCAACATGTGGGCGCTCTACCTGTTCGGCCCCGCGCTCGAGCGACGGTACGGGTCACTGCCCTTCACGTTCCTCTATCTCACCGCAGGCCTCGGCGGAGGCGCCCTCTACCACCTGGTCGGTCGTGGCAATCCGGCAGTCGGAGCCTCGGGGGCGATATTCGGGTTGATGGGAGCACTCATCGTCACGCTCTATGCGCAGCGTCACACCCCGATGGCGCGAGCGGTCCTATCGCAGTTGATGTTGCTGCTCGCCATCAACCTGGCGCTGCCCCTGGTGATCGCCAACATCGCCTGGGAAGCTCACCTCGGCGGGTTGATCGCCGGAGCGGCGGTGGCGGTCGCATGGGACCGACTCCCCGTCACCGGTCGCGAGGCCGTCCCCAGACAGCTGTCGGTGGTGCTGGCGCTGATGGTGGTGACGGTGGGTGCGCTGTTGTTCGGGTAG
- a CDS encoding thioesterase family protein has translation MSEAVFAREGEYFIPQPVSRARWYEEVLHGGPVAALFARQVELVETAVPMMVTRLTVDLMRPVPTKPLAVSTRVIRAGRRIQVVEALMEADGTEVARASALRMRVGEVALPEHPRRNAPSGPDGLERAEWRGDDDGVWFHSHAVEMRFVEGSFYEPGPATAWLRMTLPLVEGEEASPVQQAAALADFGNGLSRVLAGGWWFINADLTLYLERQPRGDWMALRSRTDVEDTGIGLAQSELFDQEGSIGHALQSLFVDKADGRDGP, from the coding sequence GTGAGCGAGGCGGTCTTCGCTCGCGAGGGCGAGTACTTCATACCTCAGCCCGTGTCGCGGGCGCGCTGGTATGAAGAGGTGCTGCACGGTGGTCCGGTGGCGGCGCTGTTCGCCCGACAGGTCGAGCTGGTCGAGACTGCGGTCCCGATGATGGTCACCCGGCTGACCGTGGATCTGATGCGACCGGTCCCCACCAAGCCGCTTGCGGTCTCCACCCGGGTGATCCGGGCCGGCCGGCGTATTCAGGTCGTCGAGGCGCTGATGGAGGCCGACGGGACCGAGGTGGCGCGGGCCTCGGCGCTGCGGATGCGGGTGGGCGAAGTCGCCTTGCCGGAACACCCGCGGCGCAATGCTCCCTCCGGTCCTGATGGCCTGGAGCGAGCCGAGTGGCGAGGCGACGACGACGGGGTCTGGTTCCACAGCCACGCGGTCGAGATGCGCTTCGTGGAAGGCAGCTTCTATGAACCGGGTCCGGCGACGGCGTGGCTGCGTATGACCCTGCCCCTGGTCGAAGGCGAGGAGGCGTCTCCGGTGCAGCAGGCGGCCGCCCTCGCCGACTTCGGGAACGGCCTCAGCCGGGTGCTCGCCGGCGGGTGGTGGTTCATCAACGCCGATCTCACCCTCTACCTGGAGCGGCAGCCGCGAGGCGACTGGATGGCCTTGCGGTCTAGAACTGATGTCGAGGACACCGGGATCGGCCTCGCCCAGAGCGAACTGTTCGATCAGGAGGGATCGATCGGCCACGCGCTCCAATCGCTGTTCGTGGACAAGGCCGACGGGCGCGACGGCCCGTGA